TTCTAGGGGCCAAAAATATCAGTGCGCCAATCTCCTGAATTCATGGGATCAAATGATTTGAAGCAGGAAAGAGATCAATCATGTCATGCTCGGTGCGCCCCCATCGGAAAGAACATATGTCAATTTCTTTGATGGCGATGTCTAGGATGCATGAGTTAGCCACCTAGCAGTGGTTGATGGCGATCTCCCTTCCACTTGACTTAACCTTAGTCTTTATGTCCTCGAACGAGGTTGCTAGTTCTCGTGAATTGTCTTAATCGTCAAACTAACTATATATGCACAAAACAACAGACTTGATGCCAATGTTAAGGTTAATGAGTAGCATCATAAGCCAGCTTTCGAGCACCAGAAGAGAATTTCTGCTCTTCATCGTCCACCATCTCCATCGTTAAGAGTCTGTTTATGCTAGCACGATCGAGTAATATGGTCAGCACCACATTAGGTTCGTCGTCGGCATCGTGTGCTGCGTTTAAAGACGTTATTATTCTATCGAAACAGCAACCGGGGTCTCGTGTGGTAGCTTGGATTCTGGATCAGATAAATATATTTGCTGTGTAGCGGTGCATTTCAAATGGAATGAATACGAATAAACCCAATTGGGAATGGGattaaaagagtaaaaaaaaattattttggattaatatgacgaaaaatttctaaattggtatactcatcataataaatttaccccaaattaaatttttttttaccatcaaaagcCCAAAtttggtacatctatgacaagtTTAACCTCTATTAGTTTCCATTCAATTTTGCAGTTAAATtgttaagttggatgacacgtgatagTATACGGGCGcaccaatttgtgatttttactCTCCGgttgtcacatatgtatcggtttggggcttttcatgatattaacccaatcgAAAGGgaactaacggatggtaaatttgtcacaagtctgccattttggggttttttatggtcaaaaaattaatctagaataaatttgtcataggtataccaatttgagatgtTTTCTAGTTAAAGAATTGATTTGGAGTAGATTTGGAGTACGTGCACCAATTTGAAGAGTATGGAAGATTAATATTAGAAAGAGCATATTTGACAGCATAAAAATAAGGGtaaaatgcaatttttatttactgTATTTGTTCGACAACTGTGGAATGTCGTCGATGGTCACCGTATTTAGCACGCACAGTTAGGTGATTGAAGTCCTCAAGCAACCATGGACTAGACGATTATGGTAATGATCGTCGTCCTCAATTGACGTCGATGCTATGTTCATTGCCCTTGGTGAGGGCTACTATCATAGTGTACTCTAATCTTTTTAAACTATCATGAAATTACTTTGAGGGATAATTACAAAGTTCATCGTCCAATTTCACTCCGGTATCAATTCGCatgctcaattttcaaaatctatAATCAACATCTCACACTTAAAACATTCCATACAAGGACTGCAATACCCTCCTTAAAAACTAAAAGatagtgctttttttttttttttggtctgataACCCAAGAAGAGCCGAAACTCTCTGGGGATCTTTGTGTCGTGTTCGATATTTTTTGACACTTCAACACTTTTCAACATTCGACCAACAAGTAGTCAGCACTCTAGACAAGCCAACAACACACGAGTTCAACATCCCGACACGCCATTTCAACACGATcggggtcaattttaagaattttcaataaattagtagtattcgaccaaaaaaataatataaattaaggttcaaaatataaatttatcaaaaatatatatacttaaatcattTACCCAGCCACCCCATAATTAATatacccaccaaaaaaaaaaaaaaaaaaaaccaatcatGAATTCATAatataagaagaagaaactcaccgctaCTTGATAAATTattgtgtatatataaaaataaacatttaatatacaacgtgtcccaacgtgtcgaaattctttatttttttacaatgaTGTGTTGGCATGTCGCCTCACGTCGTGTCGCAGTTGTAGGTGCTGCTTACCTTTTATgttcattttgtattttttgttggaaaagttaaaaaagtacCCGATTCAAAACAAATGGAGGATATTATACCAAAAATTATGGGAAACAAAAGTGGGACATTCCCTccatttgtttcaaagaaaacgAAATTTGCTGgaagttatcttttatttgCAATTACATTTGTTTTATAACAATCGTGAAAGAAATATTATAATCACAACCCAAGTCCTTCGGGCCCTTAGAGTTCGGAGCCCGAGGAACCGAGTCGGGCTTGGAGACAAGTGCCGGGTCCTGAGCACAACCTCGGAGTACCCAAGTCCACCCTTGGGTCTCCCAGACTCGGCTGATGGGAGGGCTGGCATGGTCTCAGAAGATAGTCATTTTCGTGAATTTAGatatgaattttccattgatCATGAGAAAATTTTCCGTTAAGACTCATATTTTCGAGCAATGCAAAAGTCGAAAAAATGAGGAGGTTTTCCAACGGTcaattttccgcgaaacaaataaACCCTTGAAAGaagcattttcttatttatcaAACAGTTACATTGCTAGCATAATTCTTGCAACATGCAATGCAGGGGACCTTTGATTTTCTACTGCGAAATTAGTTGACACCAGAAATCCTTACAAGATCGCCGTTTCACTTGACAAAGGGCGACTGTGTGATTCTTGTCAGTACATCAACCTCGATCAGATTTTGCCAAGCTCAAGAGAACACCAAAAACGCGACCTTCATCATTAAGTCATCAATGCCCCTTGCTATAACATAGTCATAAGTCGCAATAGGCATTTACATGCTGGCAGACAAATCAACTCACAGCTACTCTCTGTAGAAGACCCAAGAAATAATGGAAGGTTCAGCGCCTTCCCGATGCCACTGATTCAGCAGAGAAGAGGTACTTCACTCTTGACAGCACTGAATCATGAGCAGGGTCATAAGGATGATCCTTTGAAGGGATCTCCAGAATTGCTGGAACTGGCTTATTGTAACTATCAACCAGAAACCTTATCATGTTTGCAACCTGAAGGCCAGAGATATGGTCAACAATTAGAAGTATGTCACATATATTCTTAATATGGGGATGAATAATAGTCCATCTGTAATGATCAGAAAATCATACGCAGCAATAATCAGTGAACACAGGACCTGCATTGTTTCTGCGACTATCCAAAATATTTGGATGGGATCCAAAAAATCTTGAAGTTCACAATTATTGATACCCATAAGACACTCTTATTTTGTTAATGCCCAAGCCTGGATGACCAGATAAATACAAGGACATATGATATTGTACGAGCAACCAATCCTTACTACTCATGTACATGTGTAGACATTATCAAGGTTGCTGATCACTAATTTAACAGTTAACAATCCTTCTGTTTACTACGTGGAGAAACAACCAACCAAAAGCAGTACCCTCAAAGTGTGAGAACCAATAAATGATTGAAGCACTCGATCCTTTATTTATCAGGAAAAGCAACCCCTTTAGTCTACATTTCAAGTATGAAAAAGAACTCACATATTGACTGATCAAAACAATGGCGATATCCTCCCTTGATGTGAACTCCTTGAAAGTATCTTCAATAGCTTTCACGGTTGTTTCTAAGAACCACAacaaaaaatcatcattaaaGAGGCAAGCATAAGCTATCTTAGAATTCTGCGACCCATGTTGCTTGAAGTAATAGTGCAATCAGAGTGAAAACGGGTCATAAGTTACAAACACTAACATCGCGAGAAGAAATGAGAAGCCCATCTGCATCTAAGAATTAGCAAGAGACCCTACCAGTTTTTTGATATCGAAGAACTTGTCATGCAACAAGCAAGCTATCTAGAAGAATTTCAAACCGTATTTAAATTAGCTGGATATTAGCAGGACTTTAAGTGGTCCAAGAAATAAGGGGGTCATGCCACAATACTATGGAAGACATTTGCAGCGCAAGAATTTGCGAAGGACAAAGATATAGATAAATGAATATCATTATAAATCCAATTGTACAGAAAATATTGATGATGAGGACAGAATCATACTCGAGTCAACGATGAGATAGTTTGTCTTCCTCCTTAAGTCGACATTACCAACACCAGCCAGTAAAAACCCAGTGACAGTGTCCTACACAATAAATTTGCATCATTCAAGAATTTTCAGATCAAAACAATCTCCGGTGAACTAGCCAGCATTACATTGCATTGATTTGTTGTAAGTAAAGTGCACACATGCACAGTGCCAAGATAAGGATCTACAACGGCAAACTGATAGCTAAAGTTGACAAGAGAACTTATCATTCAATTGTTTGAATAATTCATCAGCAGTTTCAATACTGTGATTCACATAGCAGACCATGGATAATTTGAGAGTGATTCTCAAGCACTTAAAAAAATGCCATCATTACATAAAGTTATAATTTCACGGCGGgctcaaacaaagaaaaacccaTGCAAACAAACATTCGCAAGCCGTTTGAATCTCATCAGGTAGATTCTAGATTCCAGCAAAAGCGCATGCGACCTCCAAGAAAGAAAACTGATCACTCAAGATACTAGAAAAGCCAAGCATCTCCCAAAGGCTGAACTGCCCATCTGAGTGCTTCTAATGCTATGACTTTTATTAAAGCCCACCCCACCGACAATCAGCATTGTTTTTCAGCCAAAGGTGCATATTTCACTTCAACCCACTCGTTCAAATAGTACAACCGGAACGAAAAAAAGGGCACCTGCTGCTTCAAAATTGCCTCACAAAATTACTCAGAGCCAATAAGAGATTGATCAGATACTTAGAGGAACTTCTCGGGCCACATCATCATCAATTCATTTCAGATTTGTTATCTCTAAATAGGACCGCAGTATATTCCCAAAAGTATCTGAAATCATGACCCATGATCATGCTGCCTATGTTACTTCAGATGATGGAGTTTCTTGGTCACTTTTTTAGTCAAAAGAAGTCCTCGCACTTAGGAATTCTACATGAGGAATGATATTTAACTAGGAACACTCAGATCGTCATCCATACCTCGTCAGCAATCATGGCGATAAGCGCTGAACTTTTAGAGGCGATAGGGGTCCTTCCAGCCATTTGAAGTCGAATTAAATACCTGCAACCACTTGGCAGAAACTGGGAGACATTATCCAATGAACAGTCAAACTAAAACCCAGGCAATTCTCTCTTCTGACGAACGAGATGTTCAACTTTAGCATTCTCAAAATTTCCCGCGAAAGACACGTGTACATCCATTTTTTTAAGTCAGGCGATGGAAGCAAAAGTGCATCTTGTACAGAGATCTCACCCTTTATGTCCAGATAATTCCTAATCTATTTTCAACCAAGGAAAATTGTAGCCACTGCCAATTACGGGAAACTGAACCCTAAATTAAGAAGATTTCCGTCAAAACACCTAGTTTGTTACTCTCCCGTCCCTGGAATTTTCAGCAAAACGAACACATTTGCactggaaaagagagagatccaAATCAACATCAGCCTATTC
This genomic interval from Rhodamnia argentea isolate NSW1041297 chromosome 4, ASM2092103v1, whole genome shotgun sequence contains the following:
- the LOC115751043 gene encoding V-type proton ATPase subunit F-like: MAGRTPIASKSSALIAMIADEDTVTGFLLAGVGNVDLRRKTNYLIVDSKTTVKAIEDTFKEFTSREDIAIVLISQYVANMIRFLVDSYNKPVPAILEIPSKDHPYDPAHDSVLSRVKYLFSAESVASGRR